A stretch of DNA from Papio anubis isolate 15944 chromosome 4, Panubis1.0, whole genome shotgun sequence:
CCGCCTTCTTCCAACGCACCCTGCACTGTACGCCACTTAGCAGACTTCTTCTTGCCCTCAATCTCAGAAATGTCCATGGCAGCTTTCAATATGTTGGAGTGCGCATTGACAGCCTGGACCGCAGCGTTCTGAGCTGAAATAGCCTGCAGAGTGACACTTGGAGTTTGCCTCAGAGCATCTTCTAAGCTCTTGGCTAGAGACTCAATTTTAACTTGTTCTCGTTTTTCCTGTTGTGCAAGGCAAGCTGCAACTTCTTCAGGTGCTCGTTCCCTTACAGAAGATGAGGATGCTTTTTCTGAAAGTGGAGGGGTGTGGGTTTTCCTTCACCAATTTCAGGGTGAtcagtttttaaagatttctcaTGCTGAACCCCAGGGACCAACAGTGTATCATCTGCTGTTGCTGAAGCTGGAGTATCTCCCTTTTGCTTTTGGAGTTGTGAGCCAGGCTATTTAGACTTCTTTGTTACTTCCGATACACTAGAGATTTTTGGTGGACCAGACTGAATCGATTTCTTTGGCAATGGAACATTATAAGGTGCGGAACCAAGAACCATCTCGAAGAGTTTGTCTGAGTAAGGTATGGTTTTCTCCACACTTTCCCGGAAATGGGAATCCCATTTGGCATACAGGATAGTGCCATCAATTCCTCCACCAACAAAGAAGAGGCCAGCTCCAGCAATTTTGCCAGTAGTCAACCCAGAGCTGCCTGAAATAGAGTATCTGTGGCATGGTCGCAATGGACGGAGGACAAACTTCCCACAGAGACAACTCTGGGCAGCGGTGGTCACACCTGATAACTGACAGGCCCACAGCATCTCTGTCGAGCAGACGGTGCTGCTGGTGGACGCGGGAGCTGCCATAGCGGCATGAGTAAGTGGAGGCATGCGTGCATATGTCAAGGATGCCTATTTTAATCACTCCTattgacatggtttggatctgtgtccccacccaaatctcatatttaattgtaatccccagtgctggaggtggggctgggtgggaggtgatttgatcatgagggccatttctcatgaatggtttagcactgtCCCTGTTGGAGGTGTTGTCataatagtgagttcttgtgagatctggttgtttaaaagtgtgtggcaccctgTACCACCCCACACCGCTCCAGACATGTGAAGCATTGGTGcccctcttgccttctgccatgattggaagcttcctgaggctgtcccagaagcagaagcctctatggttcctgtacagcctgcagaactatgagccagttaaacctcttttctttataaattacccagtctcaggtatagctttatagcaatgtaagaacggactaatacacctattcaacatagtaccggAAGCCCAAGCCAGTGCAGTCAGGTAAGAGatagaaataaaagccatccCAATTGGAACAGAGGAAGTCAAAGGGTCCCTCTTTGCacatgacatgattttatatttaggaaaacctaaagactccaccaaaaatctcttagaactgataaacaaatgtagtaaagttgcaggatacaaaatgaacatataaaaatcaatagtgttttgatacaccaataacaaactaGTTGACAAAGTAAGCAAAAAGGCAATCCATGAAGGCTAAAACAGCTCtatcttggatgctaatctgcCATATGGACTTCTAGTTAACCTGTTCTGGGAAGGCCTCTAAGACTTCCAGTTTAATCTACTGTTCGTTGTATAAGAGCACACACTATAAATCTTGCTTCAAAACAACCTTGATGTTATTGTACTTCAATTGATTACAGAGCCCTTCTAAATCACGTATGCCCTTTCCTTGTGGTATATAAGCCTTGGGTGTGGATGGGGTAATGGCACAGGGATCCGCCAACTTATCTTACCACCACCCAAGTcacagacatggcttctgtttTAAGTccttattaaatgtttctttctgagaaaccggATCTGTCAGCCTCTTTCTGTGGCCTCTCAGCTCCCTTGAACTTTGGGGGTAGGTTTACACAGACCTGCCCATCATGGAACACAATCTCATTCAcactagctattttaaaaataaaatacctggcaATAAATATAACtaaggatgtgaaagacctccgcaaggaaaactacaaaacactcataaaataaattgaagaagacacaaacaaatggaaagatactccatgttcatggatcagaagaaatGACATTGTTAGAATgatcatactacccaaagcaatcaacagactcaacgcaatctctatcaaaatgccaatgacatgtttcacagaagtagaaaaaacagtcctaaaacttatatggaaccaaaaaaaaaacctgtaggcATCACACcacttgacttcaaaatatattacaaggctaaaCAGCATAATATTGATataaaaccagacacatagatcaatggaacagaatagagaacccagaaataaatccatatatttacagccaattgattttcaacaaaggtgccaagaatgtACAATACAGAAAGGACACcccctcaataaatggtgctgggaaaactggatagccacatgcagaagaatgaaactggatccctacctCTCAtcatatacagaaatcaactcaagatggatcaaagccTTAAACATAAGACTGAAAACCATAAagctaccagaagaaaacatacatgaaATGCTCCAGGACATCGGTCTAGGCGAACAGTTTATAGCTCAGACTACAAAAACACAGGcgacaaaaaccaaaatagacaaatgagattatattaaactgaaaagctctgcacagcaaaggaaacaatcaacagagtgaagagacaacctgtttaatgggagaaaatatttgtaaactatgcatctgaaaagtgaccaatatccagaataggtaaggaactcaaacaactcaacaacaacaacaacaacaacaaaacaaataattccattaataAATGGGCAAAGCACCTGAATAGGCAtctcccaaaagaagacatacaaatggccaacaggtatgcaaaaaaacaaaaaaaactcaacatcactaatcatcagggaactGAAGTCAAAACTAGAATgagtggcacatatacaccatggaatactacgcagccataaaaaaggatgagtttgtgtcctttgtagggacatggatgcagctggaaaccatcattcttagcaaactatcgcaagaacagaaaaccaaacaccgcatgttctcactcataggtgggaactgaacaatgagatcacttggactcgggaaggggaacatcacacaccggggcctatcatgggggggcgaggggggagggattgcattgggagttatacctgatgtaaatgacgggttgatgggtgctgacgagttgatgggtgcagcacaccaacatggcacaagtatacatatgtaacaaacctgcatgttatgcacatgtaccctagaacttaaagtataataataattttaaaaaaacaaactagaatGAGATAGCATCATCTTATTAGAATGGCTAgaattagaatggctattatcaaaaagacaaaaaataacagatgccagtaaagatgtggagaaaagggaactcatacaTCACttgtggaagtgtaaattagtacagccattatcaAAAACACTATagagatttctcagaaaactaaaataaaactaccatactatccagcaatcctgctactATTTATTCAAAGGATAGGGAATTGGcgtatcaaaaagatacctgcacccccatgtttattgcagcactattcacaatagcaaagatacagattcaacctaagtgtctatcaataaataaatgaatcaagatACTGTGGTATATATTCACAATGGAATCTtattcggccataaaaaagaatgaagtcgtgccatttgcagcaacatggatggaaccgaAGGTCACtgaagacaaatattacatgttctcactcacatgtgggagtTTACAAAGTTGATCTcgtggaagtagagagtagaatgatatcACCAGAGGTGAAGAAGGGTGTGTGTTAGAGGGGAAGTGAgtttggttaatgggtacaaacatgcAGTTACACAGAAAGAATAAGTTCTAATATTTGATATCAgcatagggtgactacagttaaccaTGTATTGTATGTCTCACATCAGCTGGAAGAGAGAGTGTAAAATGATCTCAACACGGAGAAGTGATAGACAAGGTGATGAATATCCTGATTTCATCATTACATATCCTCTGTGTGTAAAGtatcacatataccccataaatacataaagatattatgtatcaattttttaaaagtgccaTATGTGGACCAGTGATGGGAGTGTGTGCTGCAGAACTAATCCAGTTCTGTAAACCCGAGAGCCTCCGCAACCTGGGAACAGGACGTCTACCAACCACATGGGAAAACCTGATCCTCGGTGCTCTGAGGCTTTGGCCATCAGTGCAGGGCTTGCTGGCCTGGAGCAGGAGTGGACAGCCAGTGGGGAAGACCACTCACTCCACCACAGGCGGGTAAGTCACTGCTgtggccactgcacctgggccccGGGAGTCTTGGGCGAGACTACATGGGCATCTTTAGCCGCGTCCTCCACCCAGGACACCACCTTCTGATGAGGACTGTGTGAAGGGATCACTGAAGAGGGTTTAGCAGCAAATTCTATGTAATCAGCAGAATAACAGCGGGgagtatggaaataaaaaagaaagactagaaACGCAGAGCTGCATAGGGAAAGCTGGTTTATTTGGCTCTCGTGGGGTCAGAGAATGACTCTGGGATCCCCGGACTTCCCTGGGGGGATGGGCAAGGTCAGCAAGGGCTCCAGATCATTCTGTCATATTCTCGATCCAGAATTCAGAGGGTTCACTGAGCATGCTTTTCACCTGCCCCGTGTGCAGAAGATCAACTGAGGACTCATCCGGGCAGTGTGCAGGTGTGGCCTCATCTGCACTGGGAGCAGCGGGTCTGGAGATTCTTGGTCAGCAGCAGGAAGGGATGCCGCAGGAGATGGGTCTGCAGAGGACGCTGGCGCAGGAGGGCTGGCAGCACCCGGAGGACTGGCAGGAGGGAGCCGCATACACGACGGGCCTGCagctcacaggcacacacacggaGGACTGGCAGGAGGGGGCCGCATACACAATGGGCCTGCagctcacaggcacacacacggaGGACTGGCagctcacaggcacacacacggaGGACTGGCagctcacaggcacacacacagctGGCTTGAAGCTCATGGGCACACACACGGAGGACTGGCAGCCCACAGGCACGCAGCAGGATGCCTGGCAGGGACTGGACACGCAGCAGGCTGGCTGGCAGCCTGAGGAGCAGCTGGTATGGcacatggtggtgtgtggctgGATAAGGTCGAGGCAGAGGGCGGTGATGTCTGGGGACAGCTTCCCTGGGCAGCCTTTATACCTGGACCCAGGCGTCCCCACAGCACAGAAGCACGCACCTGTtgtcttccttgtttttcttcctcaagGCTGTTTTCTGGAACCCAGTTTTCTGTTGTAGATGCTCATGTTTTTTATTTGGCCTTTTGTTTCATGACTAATTGCACCTTCTTCAAGCTCTTGTTACATCTGGAACCTGCCCAAATTTATTGGTGATGCACAGGCAGTTTTAGCTCCACCTGCCTGATATCTGCCTCCCTTCATTCGTTCCACACTGAAGCAGACATGAGTGGTACCCAAAAAACCTCCTCGAACCACAACTTCTGTTGTATCAACCAGAAACTTTGGGGAAGAGACCAGAACTGAATACAGACAATGTAATCACACTGGGAAACCTGCTGGAGTGAGTGATGCAAAACTGGCTACTCTATCAACCATACAGTTGAGATTTAGGAGACGCTCGTTTTCAGGCAGTGGTTAACCAGCAGTGCAGACTGtgattcctgagagagaagaaactTAGGAGATAAACTCCCACTTCCCAGCTCTCTGCTGGGGCAGGCTTCCGAAATGCAGTGTCACCAGCTGCAGTCTGAGCTAAATGCAATGGTCCAACTCTGCCAAGGAGGAAGGGCCGGTGCCTATGCAGTTGAAGCCCTGGAGTCCGaggaggagagaagcagaaagaagggTCCATGTGGAGAGCAGCCCCCGCAGTGTGGGAGTTGACTGTGAATCTGTGGGATGGGGCAGGGCTCTGTATTCCCAGGGCAAGGCCACCACAGGCTCACCAGAGAGAAGCTGCTGGAAGATTAAGAGTGGAGCCCCCACTCCAGCCCCCACACTGACATCCAGCCAAGACCCCCTACAGCCTGGCACCAAATGAGTAAGGACCAGACTAGAGTGAGACCCGCCCATATGGTCACATATGGTCTTACGTGACCTAGTCACCAAGTAACCCATTTTAAAGGTTAGTTGTCTTACGAGTCGATTACAGAAGAACAAGGACGCGTCTTTGATATTTACCTGCTCCTTTACCTTCCCCCATGCCCTCTA
This window harbors:
- the LOC108584862 gene encoding keratin-associated protein 12-2, encoding MCHTSCSSGCQPACCVSSPCQASCCVPVGCQSSVCVPMSFKPAVCVPVSCQSSVCVPVSCQSSVCVPVSCRPIVYAAPSCQSSVCVPVSCRPVVYAAPSCQSSGCCQPSCASVLCRPISCGIPSCC